The window TCTGCCACATCTTGAGCCACGTTGGTTGGCACAGTTAAAATAACCACACTAATCTGTTGGTCCCGGAGTTGTTTAATCATCTGGTCCATGGGATAAATCGGAACGCCCCCCTGAATCGTGTTAACGTTTTTGGGATTTACGTCAAAGGCGGCAGAAATCCGGATGTTACTATCCTGGTGAAAGTTAAAGTTTAATAGCGCGTGCCCGAGGTTTCCGACTCCAACTAACGCTACGTTGGTTAAACGGTCCTGGTGCAGGATGTTTTTGAAGAATTCCAAGAGGTTCGTAACGTCGTACCCATAACCCCGTTTTCCCAAGGCTCCAAAGTACGAAAAATCGCGCCGAATCGTCGCCGAATCCACGTGAATGGCATCGGCCAGTTCCGTCGATGAAACCCGCGTCTTTCCTCCATCGTGTAAAATATTTAAATAACGATAATAAAGTGGTAGCCGTTTTGCGGTTGCACGGGGAATTTTCACTTCTGCCATTTGCTGATGGCCTCCTTCAAATTAGTCGTTCTACTCTTAATCTCATTTTACCACAAACTATGCGCTTGTGAATTTTTTCGTTAAGCCGGCAATGATTCCCGATTTGATTGGACTGTTCAACTAAAAAAGATGCTTCTTTTTCAAA of the Fructilactobacillus cliffordii genome contains:
- a CDS encoding redox-sensing transcriptional repressor Rex, encoding MAEVKIPRATAKRLPLYYRYLNILHDGGKTRVSSTELADAIHVDSATIRRDFSYFGALGKRGYGYDVTNLLEFFKNILHQDRLTNVALVGVGNLGHALLNFNFHQDSNIRISAAFDVNPKNVNTIQGGVPIYPMDQMIKQLRDQQISVVILTVPTNVAQDVADQVSEAGVKGILNFTSRRLNVPDGIRVHNVDLTNELQTLIYFIDHYDHGSDD